A part of Salvelinus alpinus chromosome 23, SLU_Salpinus.1, whole genome shotgun sequence genomic DNA contains:
- the ptbp2b gene encoding polypyrimidine tract-binding protein 2b, producing MDGIATDVAVGVKRGSDELNLYSTSPNSVTANGNDSSKKLRVEDRMESPPSRVLHIRKLPSEVSETEVIALGLPFGKVTNILMLKGKNQAFLELGTEEAAVTMVNYYTAVTPQVRNVPVFIQFSNHKELKTDSALNQRAQAVLQAVSAVQEGGSPNSDTSALDSVLAQAPSPVLRIIIDNMFYPVTLDVLQQIFSKFGTVMKIITFTKNNQFQALLQFSEPVNAQQARLSLDGQNIYNSCCTLRIDFSKLVNLNVKYNNDKSRDYTRPELPAGDGQPSLDPAMAAALNKDSSLLGTPSGMVAPYSSGGGFQSSLSYSQGGGAISPLSAAAAAAAAAGRVALSGHSGCSGVLLVSNLNEEMVTPQSLFTLFGVYGDAQRVKILYNKKDSALIQMSDGNQAQLAMSHLNGQKMYGKIIRVTLSKHQTVQLPREGLDDQGLTKDFTNSPLHRFKKPGSKNFQNIFPPSATLHLSNVPEDVTEEDLRQLFSNAGGTVKAFKFFQGHKMALLQMSTVEEAIQALMDLHNYDMGSNHHLKVSFSKSTI from the exons ATGGACGG CATTGCCACTGATGTTGCAGTTGGCGTGAAG AGAGGCTCAGATGAATTAAATCTCTACAGCACCAGCCCTAACTCTGTGACTG CTAACGGCAATGACAGCAGTAAAAAACTGAGAGTAGAGGACAGGATGGAGAGTCCCCCATCCCGGGTGCTCCACATCCGGAAGCTGCCCAGTGAGGTGTCTGAGACGGAGGTCATCGCCCTGGGTCTACCGTTCGGCAAGGTCACCAATATCCTCATGCTGAAGGGCAAAAATCAG GCGTTCCTCGAGCTGGGTACAGAGGAGGCGGCCGTTACAATGGTGAACTACTATACGGCAGTGACGCCTCAGGTCCGCAACGTCCCCGTTTTCATCCAGTTCTCTAACCACAAGGAGCTCAAGACAGACAGTGCTCTCAACCAG CGTGCACAGGCTGTCCTCCAGGCAGTGTCGGCGGTTCAGGAGGGTGGCTCTCCCAACTCTGACACCAGTGCGCTGGATAGTGTTCTAGCGCAGGCCCCGAGCCCCGTGCTCAGGATAATCATCGACAACATGTTCTACCCCGTCACTCTGGATGTCCTCcagcagatcttctccaagtttGGAACAGTCATGAAGATCATCACGTTCACCAAGAACAACCAGTTCCAGGCCCTGCTCCAGTTCAGCGAACCAGTCAACGCCCAGCAAGCCAGACTG TCCCTGGACGGCCAGAACATCTACAACTCATGTTGCACACTGCGGATCGACTTCTCCAAACTGGTCAACCTCAATGTCAAGTACAACAACGACAAGAGCCGCGACTACACCCGGCCCGAGCTGCCCGCTGGCGACGGCCAGCCCTCCCTAGACCCTGCCATGGCTGCCGCCCTCAACAAGGACTCCTCCCTGCTTG GTACCCCCTCAGGAATGGTAGCTCCCTACTCTAGCGGTGGAGGGTTTCAGTCTTCTCTCTCCTACTCGCAGGGCGGAG GAGCCATCAGTCCTCTGAGTGCCGCGGCTGCAGCGGCGGCAGCTGCAGGGAGGGTGGCGCTCTCCGGACACTCTGGCTGCAGCGGCGTGCTCCTGGTCAGCAACCTCAACGAAGAG ATGGTTACGCCCCAAAGTCTGTTTACCCTCTTCG GGGTGTATGGTGATGCTCAGCGCGTGAAGATCCTCTACAATAAGAAGGACAGTGCTCTCATCCAGATGTCGGACGGGAACCAGGCCCAGCTCG CGATGAGCCACCTGAACGGCCAGAAGATGTACGGGAAGATCATCCGTGTGACGCTCTCCAAGCACCAGACGGTGCAGCTGCCCAGGGAAGGGCTGGATGACCAGGGCCTAACCAAGGACTTCACCAACTCCCCCCTGCACCGCTTCAAAAAGCCAGGCTCCAAGAACTTTCAGAACATCTTTCCTCCGTCCGCCACGCTCCACCTCTCCAACGTCCC GGAGGACGTGACTGAGGAGGATCTGAGACAGCTGTTCTCTAACGCAGGTGGCACTGTGAAGGCATTCAAGTTTTTCCA AGGCCACAAAATGGCGCTACTCCAGATGTCTACAGTCGAGGAGGCTATCCAGGCCTTGATGGACCTCCACAACTACGACATGGGCAGCAACCACCACCTGAAGGTCTCCTTCTCCAAGTCCACCATCTAG